From the Desulfitibacter alkalitolerans DSM 16504 genome, one window contains:
- the purM gene encoding phosphoribosylformylglycinamidine cyclo-ligase yields the protein MKKPLDYKQAGVNIEAGNEAVRLIKADVESTYRSEVISTLGGFAGMFALDVGKYKEPILVSGTDGVGTKLKVAIEMGRHNTVGIDLVAMCVNDILVTGAEPLFFLDYLAIENLEPAKVKEIVSGIVEGCKQAGCSLLGGETAEMPGFYHKDEYDLAGFAVGVVERSRIIDGSSIQAGDLVIGIPSSGLHSNGFSLARKILEKYHIPFNRFNEDLGKTWGEALLEPTKIYVKEVLPLLDKYPVKGMAHITGGGLLENLNRCLPKNMDIELKLSAWSVPSIFTLLQELGNVYTAEMYRTFNMGIGYCLIVSQETANELFAHENLQETLKAAIIGKVIPGRGEIVCQGL from the coding sequence ATGAAAAAGCCATTGGATTACAAGCAGGCAGGAGTAAATATAGAAGCCGGCAATGAAGCGGTAAGGCTTATTAAGGCTGATGTGGAAAGTACCTATCGATCTGAAGTAATATCTACCCTGGGAGGCTTTGCAGGGATGTTTGCCCTGGATGTTGGCAAATATAAGGAGCCAATCCTTGTGTCAGGAACAGATGGAGTAGGAACAAAGCTAAAGGTTGCAATTGAAATGGGCAGGCACAACACAGTTGGAATTGACCTGGTTGCTATGTGTGTCAATGATATTCTGGTCACTGGAGCAGAACCATTATTTTTCCTGGATTACCTGGCCATTGAAAACCTTGAACCTGCCAAGGTGAAAGAAATAGTTTCAGGTATTGTAGAAGGCTGCAAACAGGCTGGATGTTCTCTGCTAGGAGGAGAAACAGCAGAGATGCCGGGCTTTTACCACAAGGATGAATATGACCTGGCTGGTTTTGCTGTTGGTGTGGTAGAAAGAAGCAGGATTATTGATGGCTCCTCTATACAGGCAGGTGATCTGGTAATAGGCATCCCTTCCTCAGGACTCCATTCCAATGGGTTTTCTCTAGCCAGGAAAATACTTGAAAAATATCATATCCCTTTTAATAGGTTTAATGAAGATCTGGGCAAGACCTGGGGAGAAGCACTTTTAGAACCTACGAAAATATATGTTAAAGAAGTACTGCCCTTGTTGGACAAATACCCAGTTAAAGGCATGGCTCACATCACTGGTGGAGGGCTCCTGGAAAACTTGAACAGGTGCCTGCCAAAAAATATGGATATTGAATTAAAACTGTCTGCCTGGTCAGTACCGTCCATATTTACTCTTCTTCAAGAGTTAGGAAATGTCTATACCGCTGAGATGTATAGGACCTTTAACATGGGCATTGGTTACTGCTTGATTGTTTCCCAGGAAACTGCAAACGAGCTTTTTGCTCATGAAAATCTTCAGGAAACCCTTAAAGCAGCCATTATAGGTAAAGTAATACCAGGTAGGGGAGAGATAGTATGTCAAGGCCTTTAA
- the purN gene encoding phosphoribosylglycinamide formyltransferase encodes MSRPLRLTVLASGRGSNLQAIIDSIDTGRLNAAIVIVISDNEDAFALKRAAANKLPHIFLDPARVSNSQEYDLLLAEKIKQQGVDLVVLAGWMRLLGQGFLDKFPDQVINIHPSLLPAFPGLNAQKQAFEYGVKYTGCTVHFVDAGVDTGPIIAQQIVPIDPDDTLESLTKRILIEEHLLYPRVIQLFSENRIYKDGRKVRIK; translated from the coding sequence ATGTCAAGGCCTTTAAGGCTTACTGTTCTTGCCTCTGGACGGGGGAGCAACCTGCAGGCCATAATAGATTCTATAGATACAGGCAGATTAAATGCCGCAATTGTAATAGTAATAAGTGATAATGAGGATGCTTTTGCATTAAAAAGAGCAGCTGCAAACAAGCTTCCCCATATTTTTCTTGATCCTGCAAGGGTTTCAAACAGCCAGGAGTATGATCTATTGCTGGCTGAAAAAATAAAACAGCAGGGGGTCGATCTGGTGGTCCTGGCTGGCTGGATGAGATTACTGGGCCAAGGCTTTTTAGATAAGTTCCCAGATCAGGTAATTAATATACATCCATCCCTGCTGCCTGCATTTCCAGGGTTAAATGCCCAGAAACAGGCCTTTGAGTATGGGGTCAAATATACAGGGTGCACTGTTCATTTTGTAGATGCAGGAGTGGATACTGGGCCTATTATTGCCCAACAGATAGTCCCCATTGACCCAGATGATACCCTGGAAAGTCTAACAAAGAGAATATTAATTGAAGAACATTTGCTTTATCCAAGGGTTATCCAGCTGTTTAGTGAAAACAGAATATACAAGGACGGTAGAAAAGTAAGGATAAAATAA
- the purD gene encoding phosphoribosylamine--glycine ligase produces MNVLVVGGGGREHALVWKLSKSPMVDKIYCAPGNGGIANEAVCVSIDILDFAGLIDFAKRNNVELTIVGPEVPLTQGIVDAFEKEGLAIFGPSKMAAELEGSKAFAKDFMKKYNIPTAEYSAFANSHEAKEYVRKLGAPCVVKADGLAAGKGVIVAITEEEAIQAIDEIMEDKRFGDAGRQVVIEEFLQGEEVSLLALTDGNTVVPMLPAQDHKRIYDNDQGPNTGGMGAYAPAPICDASMLKWVQENILQPTVAGMKREGRPFKGVLYAGLMITNKGPKVLEFNVRFGDPETQPILFLLESDLVQVCNSVINETLSQIDLKWHQGHAVCVVIASGGYPNDYEKGKPIIIGEMPDSTKVFHAGTMVNNGQLVTSGGRVLGVTSRGETLDQAIKNAYKSIEKIYFPDMHFRRDIGAKALG; encoded by the coding sequence ATGAATGTTTTGGTAGTTGGAGGAGGCGGCAGAGAGCATGCCCTGGTGTGGAAGCTGTCGAAGAGCCCGATGGTAGACAAGATTTACTGTGCACCAGGAAATGGTGGTATAGCAAATGAGGCCGTATGCGTCTCAATAGATATCCTGGATTTTGCTGGATTAATAGATTTTGCCAAAAGGAATAATGTTGAGTTAACCATAGTTGGACCAGAGGTTCCTTTAACTCAAGGGATTGTAGATGCTTTTGAAAAGGAAGGCCTAGCAATCTTCGGACCTTCAAAAATGGCCGCAGAATTAGAAGGCAGTAAAGCTTTTGCTAAAGACTTCATGAAAAAATATAATATCCCTACAGCTGAGTACAGTGCCTTTGCTAATTCTCATGAGGCAAAAGAATATGTAAGGAAGCTAGGTGCTCCCTGTGTGGTCAAGGCTGATGGTCTGGCAGCCGGCAAAGGGGTAATAGTGGCAATAACTGAAGAAGAGGCTATCCAGGCCATTGATGAGATAATGGAGGATAAAAGGTTTGGGGATGCCGGCAGGCAGGTTGTCATTGAAGAATTTTTGCAAGGGGAAGAGGTGAGCCTGCTTGCCCTGACAGATGGAAATACAGTTGTTCCCATGCTGCCTGCCCAGGATCACAAGCGAATATATGATAATGATCAGGGGCCAAATACTGGTGGAATGGGTGCCTATGCTCCCGCACCCATATGTGATGCTTCCATGCTTAAGTGGGTACAGGAAAATATACTTCAGCCTACTGTAGCTGGCATGAAAAGAGAGGGAAGGCCATTTAAAGGAGTCTTGTATGCAGGACTAATGATAACCAATAAAGGTCCAAAGGTGCTTGAGTTTAATGTGCGATTTGGAGATCCTGAAACACAACCCATTCTTTTTTTGCTAGAAAGTGACCTTGTTCAAGTCTGCAATTCAGTAATAAATGAAACATTAAGCCAAATTGATCTTAAGTGGCATCAAGGCCATGCGGTTTGTGTAGTCATTGCTTCAGGAGGCTACCCTAACGACTACGAAAAGGGTAAGCCTATAATCATAGGTGAAATGCCCGACTCTACAAAGGTATTTCATGCAGGCACAATGGTTAATAATGGCCAACTAGTTACTTCTGGAGGCCGCGTACTTGGAGTAACCTCCAGGGGAGAAACCCTGGACCAGGCAATAAAAAATGCATACAAATCAATAGAAAAAATCTATTTTCCTGATATGCATTTTCGAAGGGATATAGGTGCAAAGGCTCTTGGTTAA
- the purF gene encoding amidophosphoribosyltransferase, with product MSNELDLLDKPRDECGVFAIYSPNSDVSALTYYGLYALQHRGQESAGIAVSDGKKIKLYKNMGLVSEVFDEEVLARYTGKMAVGHVRYSTTGESSILNAQPLLFHYLQGQVALVHNGNLTNANHWRHNLQTTGSVFQTTSDTEVFVNLIARYSQNPIEEALMKCMIDLKGAYSLIVMTENKLVGVRDPFGIRPLCLGRLGCDGYILASESCALDVVGAEFIRDVEPGEIIVIDETGYNSIKVPTMGRHALCSFEYIYLARPDSIIDGKSVNLVRKRMGAILAQENKIEADLVVPVPDSGIVAAFGYAEGSGIPLAEGLMKNRYVGRTFIKPSQELRELSVRLKLNPIKPVIEGRDIILVDDSLVRGTTSKKLISLLKNAGAKKVHLVISSPPVLHPCYYGIDIVTREELIAAQNEIEGIRKYIGADSLTYLSLKGLQEALEEEKFCQACFSGKYPVEIPDCIGGIVS from the coding sequence ATGTCGAATGAGCTAGATTTGCTGGACAAGCCAAGGGACGAATGTGGAGTTTTCGCCATATACTCTCCTAACTCTGATGTTTCTGCATTAACCTATTATGGTCTTTATGCTCTTCAGCACAGAGGGCAGGAAAGTGCCGGAATTGCAGTCTCTGATGGGAAGAAAATAAAGTTGTATAAAAACATGGGCCTGGTCTCTGAAGTATTTGATGAGGAAGTATTAGCCAGGTATACTGGCAAAATGGCAGTTGGTCATGTTAGATACTCTACAACAGGAGAAAGCAGCATCCTAAATGCTCAACCACTACTGTTTCACTACCTTCAGGGACAGGTAGCCCTGGTACACAACGGAAACCTGACTAACGCCAATCACTGGAGACATAATTTGCAGACAACTGGCTCAGTCTTTCAAACTACCAGTGATACGGAGGTTTTTGTAAATTTAATTGCAAGATACAGCCAAAACCCCATAGAAGAAGCCTTGATGAAATGTATGATTGATTTAAAGGGTGCCTATTCTTTAATAGTAATGACAGAAAACAAGCTGGTTGGAGTAAGGGACCCCTTTGGAATCAGGCCCTTATGTTTAGGACGATTAGGCTGTGATGGATACATTTTGGCATCTGAATCATGCGCCCTGGATGTTGTGGGTGCTGAATTTATAAGAGATGTGGAACCAGGTGAAATAATTGTAATTGATGAGACAGGCTATAATAGTATTAAGGTGCCGACAATGGGCAGGCATGCCCTTTGCTCCTTTGAGTATATTTATTTGGCAAGGCCTGATTCAATTATAGATGGAAAATCAGTAAATCTAGTCCGCAAGAGAATGGGAGCTATTTTAGCCCAGGAAAACAAGATAGAGGCAGATTTAGTTGTTCCTGTACCTGATTCAGGCATTGTGGCAGCCTTTGGGTATGCAGAAGGCTCAGGCATCCCCCTGGCTGAAGGATTAATGAAAAACAGGTACGTGGGCAGAACCTTTATCAAACCGTCCCAAGAGTTAAGAGAATTAAGTGTAAGATTAAAGCTTAATCCAATCAAGCCTGTTATAGAAGGAAGGGATATTATTCTGGTGGATGATTCCCTTGTTAGAGGAACTACAAGTAAAAAGCTTATCAGTCTTTTGAAAAATGCTGGGGCAAAAAAGGTTCATCTGGTAATAAGTTCCCCGCCAGTTTTGCATCCCTGTTATTATGGAATTGACATTGTTACACGGGAGGAGCTTATTGCAGCCCAGAATGAGATTGAAGGCATAAGAAAATATATAGGGGCAGATTCACTGACCTATTTAAGTTTAAAAGGTCTCCAGGAAGCACTGGAAGAGGAAAAGTTCTGCCAGGCGTGCTTTAGTGGAAAATACCCTGTAGAAATTCCTGACTGTATTGGGGGAATAGTTTCATGA
- a CDS encoding DedA family protein, with protein MDSLIQYINFIAAHWYLGLILSGTVEGLSLPFPSQPLVLYIGHIINTKNPNMLMAASFFAFPYTIASCIPYFIGSKYGKFLPRISPRFEKYLSKGEDVFTKYGEVSVLLTRPFAVGNYISYLAGIYKMNFLKYFCLTFLGIFTWALAILYLGGQVELTFTMLIKSISKSIEDGMIILLSIMAILGLASLWLKYPRKANQSK; from the coding sequence TTGGATTCTTTAATTCAGTACATAAATTTTATTGCTGCCCATTGGTATTTGGGCCTTATACTAAGCGGAACAGTTGAAGGCCTTTCTTTGCCATTTCCCAGCCAACCCCTTGTATTATATATTGGTCATATCATCAACACTAAGAACCCCAACATGCTTATGGCAGCAAGTTTTTTTGCATTTCCATACACTATAGCTTCCTGCATTCCTTATTTTATTGGGAGTAAATATGGTAAGTTTTTGCCCAGAATCAGCCCAAGATTTGAAAAATATCTCAGCAAGGGAGAAGATGTTTTTACAAAATACGGAGAGGTTTCTGTTTTACTAACAAGGCCTTTTGCAGTAGGAAACTATATTTCTTATCTGGCAGGGATTTATAAAATGAACTTCTTAAAGTATTTCTGCCTTACTTTTTTGGGCATTTTTACATGGGCACTAGCTATTTTATATCTGGGTGGTCAAGTAGAATTAACCTTCACAATGTTGATTAAATCAATCTCTAAAAGTATAGAAGACGGGATGATAATTCTTTTAAGTATTATGGCAATTTTAGGTCTAGCATCACTATGGTTAAAATATCCTCGAAAGGCTAACCAAAGTAAATAG
- the purL gene encoding phosphoribosylformylglycinamidine synthase subunit PurL translates to MEPSVWRNMGLRDDEYTRIKDLLGREPNFVEVGIFAVMWSEHCSYKTSKPVLRKFPTKGKQVIQGPGENAGVADIGNGQAVVFKIESHNHPSAVEPFQGAATGVGGIVRDVFTMGARPVALLNSLRFGSLDNNRTKYLFSGVVSGISWYGNCLGIPTVGGEVYFDKSYEGNPLVNAMCVGFIEANKLKKGLAEGIGNPVMVVGARTGRDGIHGATFASAELTEDSEESRPSVQVGDPFMEKLLLEACLEIIEEDLVVGMQDMGAAGLTSSSSEMASRAGTGLEIDTSLVPVREENMTPYEIMLSESQERMLLVPKKGSEKRVQEIFKKWGLNAVTVGSVISEPVLRIKEGESMAAEIPVAALVDESPVYHYPVIAPDRAGKLDLNLEHIAQPEDYNEAFMSLLTSPTIASKEWIYEQYDHGVGNNTVVYPGSDAAVMRVKGTNKGIALSTDCNGRYCYLDPYEGGKIAVAEAARNVVCSGALPLAITNCLNFGNPEKEEIFWQLSRCIDGMAEACEYFNTPVTGGNVSLYNESPQGAVHPTPVVGMVGLLENIENRITQDFKKQGSIIVLLGETRGELGGSEYLYKVHGLTAGKPPALDVETEGNLHKAVLEAVGQKLLLSAHDCSEGGLAVTIAESAISGSLGVNVILPAFNGRLDALLFGEDQSRIITSVENDKISQLEAICKKHNVHFAVIGEVLGDMFTITVQGYGKVIDLSLQDMTKAWREEIPCRMS, encoded by the coding sequence ATGGAACCTTCAGTATGGAGAAATATGGGGTTAAGAGATGATGAATATACACGAATAAAAGATTTACTTGGTAGGGAACCAAACTTTGTAGAGGTTGGCATCTTTGCTGTCATGTGGTCAGAACACTGCAGCTATAAAACCTCCAAACCTGTTTTAAGAAAGTTTCCCACAAAGGGCAAGCAGGTTATCCAGGGTCCAGGAGAAAATGCTGGTGTAGCAGACATTGGGAACGGACAGGCTGTGGTATTTAAAATAGAAAGTCACAATCACCCTTCAGCAGTAGAGCCCTTTCAGGGTGCTGCCACGGGAGTAGGTGGAATTGTACGGGATGTTTTTACAATGGGAGCCAGGCCAGTGGCCTTATTAAACTCTCTGCGTTTTGGCAGCCTGGATAATAATAGGACAAAATACCTGTTTTCAGGGGTTGTTTCAGGCATTAGCTGGTATGGCAACTGTCTGGGCATTCCAACTGTTGGCGGGGAAGTGTACTTTGACAAATCCTATGAAGGCAATCCCCTTGTCAATGCCATGTGTGTTGGTTTTATTGAGGCAAACAAGCTAAAGAAAGGACTGGCTGAGGGAATTGGCAATCCAGTAATGGTTGTTGGTGCCAGAACAGGCAGGGATGGTATCCATGGCGCAACCTTTGCATCAGCAGAGCTCACAGAAGACAGTGAAGAAAGTCGTCCCTCTGTTCAGGTGGGAGATCCCTTCATGGAAAAGCTGCTTCTAGAGGCATGTCTGGAAATCATTGAGGAAGACCTGGTGGTTGGCATGCAGGACATGGGAGCAGCAGGTTTGACAAGCTCTTCATCGGAAATGGCTTCAAGGGCAGGTACTGGGTTGGAGATAGATACTTCCTTAGTACCAGTTAGAGAAGAAAACATGACCCCCTATGAGATAATGCTGTCAGAATCCCAGGAAAGGATGCTTTTAGTTCCTAAAAAGGGAAGCGAAAAAAGGGTCCAGGAAATCTTCAAAAAGTGGGGCTTGAATGCAGTTACCGTTGGTTCAGTTATTAGTGAACCTGTGTTAAGGATAAAAGAGGGAGAAAGCATGGCAGCAGAAATACCAGTTGCAGCTCTGGTAGATGAAAGCCCAGTATATCATTATCCTGTAATAGCTCCAGACAGGGCTGGAAAGCTGGATTTAAACCTGGAACATATTGCCCAGCCTGAAGATTATAATGAAGCCTTCATGAGTCTTCTAACCTCACCAACCATTGCCAGCAAGGAATGGATATATGAGCAGTATGACCATGGTGTAGGAAACAATACAGTAGTGTATCCAGGTTCAGATGCTGCAGTAATGAGAGTTAAGGGTACAAATAAGGGCATAGCCCTATCTACTGACTGTAATGGCAGGTACTGCTACCTAGATCCCTATGAAGGCGGCAAAATTGCAGTTGCCGAGGCTGCTCGCAATGTTGTCTGTTCAGGAGCACTCCCCCTGGCTATAACTAACTGTCTAAACTTTGGCAATCCTGAAAAGGAAGAGATATTCTGGCAGCTGAGCAGGTGTATTGACGGCATGGCCGAAGCCTGTGAGTATTTTAATACTCCTGTGACAGGAGGAAATGTTAGTTTGTACAATGAGTCGCCCCAGGGTGCTGTACACCCAACACCTGTAGTAGGAATGGTTGGACTCTTGGAAAATATAGAAAATAGGATTACCCAGGACTTTAAAAAGCAAGGCTCAATAATTGTACTTCTTGGGGAAACCAGGGGCGAGCTGGGAGGAAGTGAATATCTTTATAAGGTGCATGGGTTGACTGCCGGCAAACCTCCAGCATTGGATGTTGAGACTGAGGGCAATTTGCACAAGGCGGTTCTGGAGGCAGTTGGGCAAAAACTACTCCTTTCAGCCCATGACTGTTCCGAAGGTGGGTTGGCAGTAACAATAGCTGAATCAGCTATATCTGGCAGCCTTGGAGTAAACGTAATCCTGCCTGCATTTAATGGCAGATTAGATGCACTCCTCTTTGGAGAGGATCAGTCAAGGATCATAACCAGTGTGGAGAATGATAAGATTTCCCAGCTGGAAGCTATCTGCAAAAAGCATAATGTACACTTTGCAGTAATAGGAGAAGTTTTAGGAGATATGTTTACAATAACAGTTCAAGGGTATGGTAAGGTTATTGACCTATCTTTACAGGATATGACTAAAGCCTGGCGGGAGGAGATACCATGTCGAATGAGCTAG
- a CDS encoding TraB/GumN family protein yields the protein MDCLCTNNCNASLNQSEVKLILEKAVVPEHSVLFMQAMSGGTAFMAGPYLFIVSNKLLMAVGYPVTGSYDPEGFDKAIKEAQKQTRARDCIAISPSIPARLRPYLQEIDQYYILPAKNAIPKGMERFTKRAAASLRVEEDKEFTPAHKRLWAEFVGRTPLAPNVRRLYEGTESLFPDNSKLILLNAWDENNELAACLLLDLAPGSFLSYILGAHSKNNYTPYAADLLFKEMISIARREGKDYIHLGLGVNKGIKRFKTKWGGFPSLPYQMAVWEEDVPLSGKELLQIMAPVQGQPMSKQQLFMEKMSNERPFKMLWEIEKNDKQSWIGGSAHFFRYSFDSSFRKLFEKVDTVIFEGPLDQVSLDQVNSLGKNPEPNTPRIIDYLNEKEIRSLERAVIGLPNLWKGLLNSKNPDIPDVPYYLSKTRPWMAFFSIWSSFLRRNGWHQSVDLEAWQIAREMNKIVFGMEIISEQIDTLESIPVQRIVNFFKECHRWKAYIKQHEDAYLKGNLTKMMGTSAEFPSRTEMVINRRDEIFLHRMLPYIEKGRCAVFVGSAHMLNLEKMISDAGFKIEKCKNIP from the coding sequence ATGGATTGTCTATGTACCAATAACTGTAACGCTTCATTAAACCAATCTGAGGTTAAGCTTATATTGGAAAAAGCTGTTGTGCCTGAGCATTCAGTTTTGTTCATGCAGGCCATGTCAGGTGGAACGGCTTTTATGGCAGGTCCCTATTTGTTTATTGTTAGCAATAAGCTGCTTATGGCTGTTGGCTATCCAGTTACAGGCTCTTATGACCCTGAAGGTTTCGATAAGGCAATCAAAGAGGCCCAGAAACAGACAAGGGCCAGAGATTGTATAGCAATTAGTCCGTCCATACCAGCACGTCTCAGGCCATATCTTCAAGAAATAGATCAATATTACATCCTTCCTGCTAAAAATGCTATACCCAAGGGTATGGAAAGGTTTACAAAACGGGCGGCAGCTTCTTTAAGGGTTGAAGAAGACAAGGAATTTACCCCTGCACACAAGAGGCTCTGGGCTGAATTTGTTGGCCGTACTCCACTAGCCCCCAATGTGCGCAGGCTCTATGAAGGCACAGAGTCCCTTTTCCCAGACAACTCCAAGCTGATCCTTCTTAATGCATGGGATGAAAATAATGAACTGGCTGCCTGCCTTCTCTTAGATTTAGCTCCTGGGAGTTTTCTCAGCTACATATTAGGCGCCCATTCGAAAAATAATTATACTCCTTATGCTGCTGACCTTCTTTTTAAAGAGATGATTTCTATTGCTAGAAGAGAGGGCAAGGATTATATCCATTTAGGCCTGGGAGTTAACAAGGGTATAAAACGCTTCAAGACTAAATGGGGAGGCTTCCCATCCTTACCGTACCAAATGGCTGTATGGGAAGAGGATGTGCCCTTAAGCGGCAAAGAGCTTTTGCAAATCATGGCCCCTGTACAAGGGCAGCCCATGTCTAAACAGCAGCTTTTTATGGAGAAAATGAGCAATGAAAGACCCTTTAAAATGCTCTGGGAGATTGAGAAAAATGATAAACAGTCATGGATTGGGGGCTCGGCACATTTCTTCCGTTACAGCTTTGATAGCTCATTTCGTAAATTGTTTGAAAAGGTAGATACTGTCATTTTTGAGGGCCCACTGGATCAGGTAAGTTTAGACCAGGTTAACAGTTTGGGTAAAAATCCTGAACCCAATACCCCCAGAATTATTGATTACTTAAACGAAAAAGAGATAAGAAGCCTTGAAAGGGCTGTCATAGGGCTTCCGAACCTTTGGAAGGGCTTATTGAATTCTAAAAATCCTGATATTCCTGATGTCCCCTATTATCTGTCTAAAACCAGACCCTGGATGGCCTTCTTTTCAATTTGGAGCAGCTTTTTAAGGCGAAATGGCTGGCACCAATCTGTTGATCTAGAAGCCTGGCAAATAGCAAGGGAAATGAATAAAATAGTTTTTGGGATGGAAATTATCTCAGAGCAAATAGATACCCTGGAAAGCATTCCTGTCCAGCGCATTGTCAATTTCTTTAAAGAATGTCATCGCTGGAAGGCTTATATCAAACAGCACGAGGATGCCTATCTAAAGGGCAATTTGACAAAAATGATGGGAACCTCTGCTGAATTTCCTTCACGTACAGAAATGGTAATAAACAGGAGAGATGAAATCTTCTTACATCGCATGCTGCCATATATTGAAAAGGGCAGGTGTGCAGTATTTGTGGGATCTGCCCACATGCTGAACCTGGAAAAAATGATTTCAGATGCAGGTTTTAAGATAGAGAAATGCAAAAATATCCCATAA
- the purH gene encoding bifunctional phosphoribosylaminoimidazolecarboxamide formyltransferase/IMP cyclohydrolase yields MPRALISVYDKKGIVEFAQELAALGYEIISTGGTYKLLQEAGIKVIKVSEVTGFPEILEGRVKTLHPKIHGGILARGTQEHLEQLQEHDIELIDLVAVNLYPFEKTISKPGVTLDEALENIDIGGPTMVRASAKNFPRITVVVNPNRYTDTIKMLKDKGETTLEFRRQLAAEAFAHTAEYDSIIAGYLNSSQTTGTVPLACFPHHFIISGTDGKSLRYGENPHQRANIYTMDKEGKGLADIIPIQGKPLSYNNYLDTHAAWGLTEEFDSPAAVIVKHNNPCGAAIGDNLLAAYKKALECDPVSAFGGIVAFNRTIDAKLADELVKMFYEVIAAPDFSAESLKILAAKPNLRLLSTKGLSGESVEIKSIGKSILIQDYDKRVEEYPLEAVTNKHPDKEQIANLIFANRVAKWVKSNAIVIVKNGAALGMGAGQMNRVGSAKIALEQAGEKAKGAVLASDAFLPFADTVELAANYGIEAIIQPGGSLKDEEVIKKCNELGIAMVFTGIRHFKH; encoded by the coding sequence ATGCCCAGAGCTTTAATAAGTGTTTATGATAAAAAGGGAATAGTTGAATTTGCCCAGGAGCTGGCAGCATTAGGCTATGAAATTATTTCCACTGGTGGTACATATAAGCTGCTGCAGGAAGCAGGTATAAAGGTAATTAAGGTAAGTGAAGTTACAGGGTTTCCTGAGATTTTGGAAGGCAGGGTAAAAACGCTGCATCCCAAAATTCATGGTGGGATTCTAGCCAGGGGTACCCAGGAACATTTAGAACAGCTGCAGGAGCATGACATTGAACTAATAGACCTGGTAGCAGTAAATCTTTACCCCTTTGAAAAAACAATTAGCAAACCTGGAGTAACCCTTGATGAAGCATTAGAGAATATAGATATTGGCGGTCCAACCATGGTCAGGGCTTCAGCAAAAAACTTTCCGCGTATTACCGTGGTGGTCAACCCAAATAGATATACAGACACAATAAAAATGCTCAAGGACAAGGGGGAAACCACCCTTGAGTTTCGCAGACAATTAGCAGCAGAAGCTTTTGCCCACACGGCAGAATATGACTCCATAATTGCTGGTTACTTAAACAGCAGCCAAACCACAGGGACGGTTCCTCTGGCTTGTTTTCCCCATCATTTCATTATCTCCGGAACAGATGGCAAGTCCTTAAGATACGGCGAAAACCCGCATCAAAGAGCAAATATATATACCATGGATAAAGAGGGGAAAGGTCTTGCAGATATAATACCCATTCAGGGCAAACCCCTTTCATATAACAATTATCTTGACACTCACGCTGCCTGGGGCTTAACTGAAGAGTTTGACTCTCCAGCAGCTGTTATAGTTAAACATAATAATCCATGTGGTGCTGCCATAGGTGACAATTTGCTTGCTGCCTATAAAAAAGCTTTAGAATGTGACCCTGTTTCAGCCTTTGGTGGAATAGTAGCCTTTAATCGAACTATAGATGCTAAGCTGGCAGATGAGCTTGTAAAAATGTTTTATGAGGTTATAGCTGCTCCGGATTTTTCTGCGGAAAGCCTGAAAATTCTTGCTGCAAAACCCAATCTAAGACTGCTTTCCACAAAAGGACTTTCTGGGGAGAGTGTGGAGATTAAATCCATAGGCAAGAGCATCTTGATTCAGGATTATGATAAAAGGGTTGAAGAATACCCCTTGGAAGCTGTTACAAATAAACATCCTGATAAAGAACAAATTGCCAACCTGATTTTTGCCAATAGGGTTGCTAAATGGGTAAAATCCAATGCCATAGTAATAGTAAAAAATGGTGCAGCCCTGGGTATGGGTGCCGGCCAGATGAATAGAGTAGGTTCAGCAAAAATAGCTTTAGAGCAGGCTGGTGAAAAAGCAAAGGGTGCTGTGTTGGCATCAGATGCCTTCTTGCCCTTTGCAGACACTGTGGAATTAGCAGCCAATTATGGAATAGAGGCCATAATTCAGCCTGGGGGCTCTTTAAAGGATGAGGAGGTTATCAAAAAGTGCAATGAGCTTGGCATAGCCATGGTCTTTACAGGCATCAGGCATTTTAAGCATTAA